CGCCCGCTCGCTGCCGGAATACACCCACCCTGACCGCGCCCTGTACATCTTCGGCCCGGAAGACGGTTCGCTGGATAAAGAGATTCGCGACTGGTGCGAAGACGTGGTCTACATCCCGACCACCGGCTGCATGAACCTGGCAGCCACGGTCAACGTCGTGCTCTACGACCGCATGGCCAAGGGGCTCAACACCCGCTCCGGGGCAAAATTCCGCTGAATCACCGCACATTCGATGGAACAAGCCGACCGCCCCGGCAGTCAGCTTATCTATCTATTGTTGAAGCAGCCTTGCCTGCCAGGAGACAGATCATGAGCGAACTCAAGCGCGTAGAACGCATCGAATCCACCCCGTTCCAGACTCATTCCGAGCAGAACGTTCACGGCTGGGAACGTGTCGGCTCCCTGGCCGGCGGCGTGCTGATGATGGGCAAGGGCCTGCGTCGCGGCGGGTTTTTCGGGTTGATCCAGGTGGCCATCGGCGGCGTCGCCCTGGCTCGCGGGATTACCGGGCACAGCTCGGCGAAAAGCCTGCTGGAGAAAAGCCGCCAGGACATGAACAACGTTCGGGCGAAGATCGAGCGGGCCGGGGAAGAGTTGGGCAAGTTGAAGGCGAATGCCGAGGCGGCGACGCAAACCGCTACGGTGACAGGCAACGATTCGTTGAAGTCGCCGAAGACCGGGGGTTGATCCGGGATTTTTGCTGAGGCTGACGGCCTCTTCGCGGGCAAGCCTCGCTCCTACAGAATTGGTGTGATCACATGAACCCTGTAGGAGCGAGGCTTGCCCGCGAAGACGGTTTTACTGAAGCAACTCGGTATCAAGGACCTTGGAAGACTCGCCAATCACGCTTTCCGCGAGCTGAACAAACTCTTTGGTATCCACACTCCCCAGATGCATCGCCCCGCGCAACACATCATCAAGCGAGCGCTTGTTGCGCGTTTTCAAACGAATCTCGCGATCCAGTTCCTGTAGCAACAACACCGCTTTGGAGACCTGCGCCGGGTTCGCCTGTTCGCCACGCAACGTGGTGACTTTCTGGCTGTCCTTGACCAACCGGCGGTGCAAACTCTCAAACCGCTCATCACTCATGCCACCCGCACGGCGCACCAGTTCGATGGCGTAATACTCGGCAAACCCTTCACTGATCCAGTCACTGCGCTGTTTATCGTTGATCCGCCCGAACACCTGCGCCAATTCACGCACCACCGCGCTGGTCCCGCTTTCACTGACCAACGGCAGGCGCGTATTGAGATAGATCGACTCACGCGCGGCCAGGCTGCCGCGCCACATCGGGTCGTTGGCGCCGACGATCAGCAGTTTGACGGGATGACGGGGAAACACGGCTTGAACCTGCGGCCAGACAAAGGTCAGCAGCGTCAGCACGTCCATGCGGCGCATGCCCTGGCCTTGGGGCGAGGCGACGGTGACTTCGGTTTCCCCAAGCCTGGTGCGACGGCTGCCGAGGTGGCCGGCGAGCATCCAGCCCGTGGGCCGGTCGAACAGTCGAGAGACGTTATCGATGCGGAATTTGTTCTTGCCGATGCGCGGCCAGGCGGTCTCGACGCTTTTCCAGCCGCTGGGCAATTCAAATTCAAGGCGTGACACCAGCTCGATGCCGTCCTGCTGATCGAGTCTGGCCGGCGGCACCAGGTCGTCGCCGCGCATCAGTGCCCAGGTTGGCGTCATGCGCGTATCGAAGCTGCCGCTCTTGCGTCCATGGCTGATGCGCACGCGGTAAGTCAGGCTGGCCTTGTCAGTGGCCGGACGCCAAACGCCGCGCGTCTGCTTGCCCGTCGTGAGTTGCCATTGGCCGTCGGCCTTGAAGTCGCTGTAGTGGCTGCCGTCGCCCAGATCGAAATCCAGACTGCGCACCGCCGAGCCTTGGGCCAGCGTCAGCCGCACTTCGGCCTGATCGCTTTGCGGCAACAGGCGCACGTGATAATCCAGATCGACC
This region of Pseudomonas mandelii genomic DNA includes:
- a CDS encoding YgaP family membrane protein, translating into MSELKRVERIESTPFQTHSEQNVHGWERVGSLAGGVLMMGKGLRRGGFFGLIQVAIGGVALARGITGHSSAKSLLEKSRQDMNNVRAKIERAGEELGKLKANAEAATQTATVTGNDSLKSPKTGG